A single region of the Labrus bergylta chromosome 10, fLabBer1.1, whole genome shotgun sequence genome encodes:
- the LOC109993891 gene encoding transmembrane protein 121, giving the protein MVPPPPTNKPHVCLSTILIMSSMALIDAYLVEQNHGPRKIGICIMVMVGDICFLIVLRYVAVWVGAEVRTAKRGYAMILWFLYIFVLEIKVYFVYQNYKADRKSLDALARKALTLLLSICIPVLFIVLVAIDHMEYVRAFKKREEIRNRLFWVVVDLLDILDIQANLWEPQKKGLPLWAEGLMFFYCYILLLVLPCVSLSEISMQGVNIVPHKMLLYPILSLVTINVITLFIRGGNMILYRDARVSGILIGKNVLAIILKTCSFVQYRRQLQNASPAFGVELQKNSVAHARPAPTPPQVVMQDQTPLPEMTTCEHT; this is encoded by the coding sequence ATGGTACCTCCACCTCCCACCAACAAGCCCCACGTGTGCCTTTCCACCATCCTGATCATGAGCAGCATGGCGCTGATCGATGCCTACCTGGTGGAGCAGAATCACGGCCCGCGCAAGATCGGCATCTGCATCATGGTGATGGTGGGAGACATCTGCTTCCTGATCGTCCTGCGCTACGTGGCGGTGTGGGTGGGCGCCGAGGTACGCACAGCCAAGCGAGGCTACGCCATGATCCTCTGGTTCCTTTACATCTTTGTGCTGGAGATTAAAGTCTACTTTGTGTATCAGAACTACAAAGCAGACAGGAAGAGTCTGGACGCGCTGGCGAGGAAAGCGTTGACGTTGTTGCTGTCTATTTGCATCCCGGTGCTGTTTATAGTCCTGGTCGCCATCGACCACATGGAGTACGTCCGAGCCTTCAAGAAGCGCGAGGAGATCCGTAACCGCCTCTTCTGGGTGGTGGTGGACCTGCTGGACATTCTGGACATCCAGGCCAACCTGTGGGAGCCTCAGAAGAAGGGTCTCCCCCTGTGGGCCGAGGGCCTGATGTTCTTCTACTGCTACatcctgctgctggtgctgcccTGCGTGTCCCTGAGCGAGATCAGCATGCAGGGCGTCAACATCGTGCCCCACAAGATGCTCCTGTACCCCATCCTGAGCCTCGTCACCATCAACGTCATCACCCTGTTCATCCGCGGGGGGAACATGATCCTGTACAGGGACGCCCGCGTGTCCGGGATCCTCATAGGAAAGAACGTGCTGGCCATCATCCTAAAGACCTGCAGCTTTGTGCAGTATAGGAGACAGTTACAGAACGCTTCTCCCGCCTTCGGGGTGGAGCTGCAGAAAAACTCGGTGGCCCACGCTCGCCctgcccccaccccccctcaaGTGGTCATGCAGGACCAGACACCCCTCCCCGAGATGACGACGTGTGAACACACATGA